One window of Anaerolineae bacterium genomic DNA carries:
- a CDS encoding Undecaprenyl-diphosphatase, with the protein MTLTQSILLGILQGLTEFIPISSSAHLALLPYFFQWQVSPEIDFIYNILVQFATLGAVLAFYWKDLWSILHSILHNLTKRGNWQHPDSQLALALVMGTLPVVVIGYPLKGLVEKAFAQPLWVGGALLITSILLFISELRFSKNLTSHTLTLTDALVIGLWQTLAIFPGISRSGATIAGGLFRNLDRQQATRFSFLLSIPALTGAGIASLLDLIRLPDFTHFLPVILPGCLVALLVGYISIYWLVRYVQNHPLYIFSGYCLILGIIVIVSVFL; encoded by the coding sequence ATGACTTTGACGCAATCGATTTTACTCGGTATATTACAGGGACTAACCGAATTTATTCCTATCTCATCCTCTGCCCATTTAGCCCTGTTACCTTACTTTTTTCAATGGCAAGTCTCTCCTGAGATTGATTTCATTTACAACATCTTGGTTCAGTTCGCAACCCTGGGCGCAGTTTTAGCCTTTTACTGGAAAGACCTCTGGAGCATACTCCATTCAATCTTGCACAATCTGACAAAAAGAGGTAACTGGCAGCATCCAGATAGCCAGCTTGCCCTGGCTTTAGTGATGGGGACATTGCCTGTCGTCGTCATCGGATATCCGCTAAAAGGTTTGGTAGAAAAAGCCTTTGCGCAACCTTTATGGGTTGGCGGCGCCTTATTAATCACCTCCATTCTTCTGTTTATCTCCGAGCTGCGTTTCAGTAAAAATCTCACAAGCCATACATTAACCCTAACGGATGCTCTCGTCATAGGACTATGGCAGACCCTGGCGATCTTTCCCGGTATTTCGCGTTCAGGAGCAACCATCGCCGGGGGACTTTTTCGCAACCTCGACCGGCAACAGGCAACCCGTTTCTCCTTTCTGCTATCTATCCCCGCCTTAACCGGCGCCGGCATCGCCTCGCTTCTGGATCTAATTCGCTTACCAGATTTCACGCATTTTCTCCCTGTAATCCTGCCAGGTTGCCTGGTTGCCTTGCTTGTTGGGTACATCTCAATTTACTGGTTGGTGAGGTATGTTCAAAACCACCCTTTATACATCTTTTCCGGCTATTGTTTGATTTTAGGTATAATCGTTATCGTCAGTGTGTTTTTATGA
- a CDS encoding Transcription regulator [contains diacylglycerol kinase catalytic domain]: MRILFIVNPISGRGAGERAIPLIQNFIDQNRLTGSLIVTQFAGHAIEIASQKAKDFDIIVATGGDGTSNEVLNGLMQAKSQGQPPPALAVLSVGRGNDFAFGIGVPKGLNKGFDVLLNHQLKSIDIGLIQGGDYPQGRFFGNGVGIGFDAVVGFVAARSRLTGFLSYIVAAIKTAFIYFTAPLLELQFDHKAQTVTALMVSVMNGRRMGGGFMMTPHSLNNDGLFDVCIAKEVPKAQIFALIPHFIRGTQLSQKSVYLEQTKTLQVTAIEGSLPIHADGETICTEGKSVSIQNIPNALQVVVPK; the protein is encoded by the coding sequence ATGCGGATTTTATTTATTGTCAATCCAATCTCCGGACGGGGAGCCGGTGAACGTGCTATCCCCTTGATTCAAAATTTTATTGACCAAAACCGGCTGACAGGATCGCTCATTGTCACCCAATTTGCGGGTCATGCGATTGAGATTGCCTCCCAAAAAGCAAAAGACTTCGATATTATTGTCGCTACTGGTGGAGACGGAACGTCAAACGAAGTGCTCAACGGTCTTATGCAGGCAAAATCACAAGGGCAACCACCACCAGCCTTAGCGGTATTAAGTGTTGGCAGAGGCAACGATTTTGCCTTTGGAATTGGGGTGCCCAAAGGACTGAATAAGGGTTTTGACGTATTGCTCAACCATCAGTTGAAATCCATTGATATCGGTCTTATTCAGGGAGGTGACTACCCTCAAGGACGCTTTTTCGGTAACGGGGTAGGGATTGGATTTGACGCTGTGGTCGGTTTTGTCGCTGCCCGCAGCCGTTTAACAGGGTTCTTATCGTATATCGTCGCTGCCATCAAGACCGCCTTCATTTACTTTACAGCACCTTTACTGGAACTGCAATTTGATCACAAAGCCCAAACTGTCACTGCGCTGATGGTCTCGGTAATGAATGGCAGGCGGATGGGCGGAGGATTTATGATGACTCCTCATTCCCTTAATAATGATGGGCTCTTTGATGTATGTATTGCTAAAGAAGTACCAAAAGCACAGATCTTCGCCTTAATTCCACATTTTATCCGCGGGACACAACTATCCCAAAAAAGTGTCTATTTAGAGCAGACCAAAACCCTTCAGGTAACCGCTATTGAAGGCTCTTTACCAATCCATGCAGATGGAGAAACCATCTGCACAGAGGGAAAATCTGTCTCAATTCAAAACATCCCCAATGCCCTTCAGGTTGTGGTTCCAAAATGA
- a CDS encoding 1-acyl-sn-glycerol-3-phosphate acyltransferase — protein sequence MIPSTVAFPVTRFLNFIIKQGSSIVLDLDIAELNKVPRNGPLIIATNHINFIEVPVVYTHLQPRPITGLVKIETWNNPLMGLLFDLWGGIPVRRGEADVTAAKRCLDALKEGKIVAVAPEGTRSGDGRLRKGNAGIVFLAIKSQAPILPIAFYGAEQYWQDLRSLNKIPFRIRVGKPFLIDVSNKTINQKIRNQIADEIMIQIALLLPSSYHGYYAGRVSEKPEYLKFLVSEFEPREQKFSN from the coding sequence ATGATTCCCTCAACCGTTGCTTTTCCCGTAACACGTTTTTTGAACTTTATCATCAAGCAAGGCAGTTCTATCGTCCTTGACCTTGATATCGCCGAACTGAACAAAGTCCCAAGAAACGGACCATTGATCATTGCCACCAACCATATTAATTTTATCGAAGTCCCTGTGGTGTACACGCACCTTCAGCCTCGCCCGATTACCGGATTGGTTAAAATAGAAACCTGGAATAATCCCTTGATGGGCTTGCTCTTTGACTTATGGGGCGGCATTCCCGTGCGGCGCGGTGAAGCAGACGTTACGGCTGCGAAACGCTGTCTTGATGCTCTGAAAGAAGGGAAAATTGTTGCGGTTGCTCCAGAAGGCACCCGCAGCGGCGATGGTCGGCTTCGCAAAGGCAACGCCGGGATCGTCTTTCTGGCTATTAAGTCGCAAGCTCCAATTTTACCGATTGCCTTTTACGGTGCAGAGCAATACTGGCAAGACCTCCGCAGTTTAAATAAAATCCCATTCCGTATCCGAGTGGGAAAACCTTTTTTGATTGATGTTTCCAATAAAACGATCAACCAGAAGATCCGTAACCAAATCGCAGATGAAATCATGATTCAGATTGCCTTGCTCCTGCCCAGTTCATATCATGGATACTATGCAGGGCGAGTGAGTGAAAAACCTGAATATCTCAAATTTCTTGTCTCTGAATTTGAACCAAGAGAACAAAAGTTTTCAAATTGA
- a CDS encoding thiol:disulfide interchange protein has translation MNKEAPDTNLIPETPNKKRRSASGQPLFVLAVYSWTFPIAILIAFIAGIFLGYFVRSGSNPGTAAQPTAAQNQNNTTQNDSSRQQMLALLAEQTRNYIGNEQAPVRMYEFSDFRCPYCARYNLDTGKKILSTYVDTGKVYLGFIHLAILGEDSVRAALASECAAEQQKFWEYHELLFAQRQGGQNPDYSNENLKALAQQLGLDLKVFSECLDSGRYTSIVLQQTQFARQLGLTSTPSFLINGRAIIGAQPYEVFEGVIEQALKESAQ, from the coding sequence ATGAATAAAGAAGCCCCGGATACGAACTTGATCCCAGAGACACCAAACAAAAAACGGCGCTCTGCCAGCGGACAACCGCTCTTTGTCCTTGCAGTGTATAGCTGGACATTTCCCATTGCGATCCTGATTGCTTTTATAGCCGGTATCTTCCTGGGTTATTTTGTTCGGTCAGGATCGAATCCTGGCACAGCCGCTCAGCCAACTGCCGCCCAAAATCAAAACAACACTACCCAAAACGATAGCTCCCGGCAACAAATGCTGGCTTTGCTTGCCGAACAAACCAGGAACTATATCGGCAATGAGCAAGCCCCGGTTCGCATGTATGAATTTAGCGATTTTCGCTGTCCCTATTGCGCCCGATATAACCTGGATACTGGTAAGAAAATTCTCTCAACCTACGTTGATACAGGAAAGGTTTACCTGGGTTTTATTCACCTGGCTATTCTTGGTGAAGATTCGGTTCGGGCAGCGTTAGCCAGCGAATGCGCTGCAGAACAACAAAAATTCTGGGAGTATCACGAACTCCTTTTTGCCCAGCGCCAAGGCGGGCAAAATCCAGACTACAGCAACGAAAACCTGAAAGCCCTTGCTCAGCAACTTGGTTTAGATCTAAAGGTTTTCTCCGAGTGCCTCGACTCAGGACGTTACACATCTATTGTGCTCCAACAAACTCAATTTGCCCGCCAATTAGGACTCACCAGCACTCCATCCTTTTTGATTAATGGAAGAGCTATCATCGGAGCTCAACCCTATGAAGTGTTTGAAGGAGTCATCGAACAGGCTCTAAAAGAGAGCGCGCAATAA
- a CDS encoding alcohol dehydrogenase: MKAWIIERISQIKDASTPLEMVELPSPQPGEYQILIKVETCGVCHTEIDEIEGRAAPSQLPMVPGHQVVGQVVEKGKFASKFQIGDRVGVAWIYEACGQCTYCLRGEENLCAEFKATGRDAPGGYAEYMVVNENFAYLIPENMDACQAAPLLCAGAIGYRSLRLTKIKNGMRLGLTGFGASAHLVLMMTKAMYPESEIYVFSRSSGEREFAMQLGAVWAGAIEDMSPEPLDAIIDTTPAWKPVLEALRNLAPGGRLVINAIRKEEFDRHLLAEMDYPSQLWMEKEIKSVANVTRQDVEDCLQLIARENIHPEVQIYPFDLANQAILDLKNRKIKGAKVLKVASD, encoded by the coding sequence ATGAAAGCCTGGATCATTGAGCGGATAAGTCAAATTAAAGACGCATCGACTCCATTAGAAATGGTTGAGTTACCCAGTCCACAACCCGGCGAATATCAGATTCTGATCAAGGTTGAAACCTGTGGGGTGTGTCATACCGAGATAGATGAGATTGAAGGCAGAGCAGCACCATCGCAATTACCGATGGTGCCAGGTCATCAGGTTGTCGGGCAGGTGGTAGAGAAGGGAAAGTTCGCAAGCAAATTTCAAATCGGTGATCGAGTTGGGGTGGCGTGGATCTATGAAGCTTGTGGACAATGTACCTATTGTTTGCGAGGTGAGGAAAATCTATGCGCCGAATTCAAGGCAACCGGGCGTGATGCTCCTGGTGGTTATGCTGAGTATATGGTTGTGAATGAAAACTTTGCCTATTTAATTCCTGAAAATATGGATGCCTGTCAGGCTGCACCACTCCTGTGCGCTGGAGCAATCGGATACCGATCCTTGAGGCTAACAAAAATAAAAAATGGGATGAGATTGGGCTTGACCGGCTTTGGTGCTTCAGCTCACCTTGTGCTCATGATGACCAAAGCCATGTATCCAGAGAGTGAGATTTATGTTTTCTCTCGCAGTTCAGGCGAGCGAGAATTCGCAATGCAGCTTGGGGCTGTCTGGGCGGGTGCGATTGAGGACATGTCACCAGAACCACTAGATGCAATTATTGATACCACTCCTGCCTGGAAGCCGGTATTGGAAGCTCTGCGTAATCTTGCTCCAGGAGGTCGCCTGGTGATCAATGCCATCCGTAAAGAGGAGTTCGATCGTCATCTTTTAGCCGAAATGGATTATCCCTCGCAATTATGGATGGAAAAAGAAATCAAGAGTGTTGCCAATGTTACACGGCAGGATGTTGAGGACTGCTTGCAATTGATCGCTCGGGAAAACATTCACCCGGAGGTTCAGATCTATCCTTTTGATCTGGCAAATCAAGCTATTTTGGATTTAAAGAATCGCAAAATTAAAGGCGCGAAGGTTTTAAAGGTAGCTTCGGATTAA
- a CDS encoding Multimodular transpeptidase-transglycosylase has protein sequence MSESFESPSENEAAKRFRRIISEGDEETSESIPPEELTTGQLNHHPTGQPDLTGGWYGEIQGEGEAESTASGEEVSQVNAKEQEGNVREPPPPELGSTPPHSPPAIGTMGMPLPRRVNEIDMDATQVAPRVNPSELTRVRTTAPEPARVMTRKVEEASSRKPSSSTQSLRGKSSIPGEIPGVSKPKKKQERNFDWSILSGCFARSLVLALFGSAILAVCLFSIMLVQYFRILQELPDIENLRERASKFETTRILDRNGNVLYEILDPNAGRRTYVPLEKISPYLVAATIATEDKEYYNHPGYDVFAIFRAFYQNLSSGDTVSGASTITQQLARNLLFSPEERSNRSYQRKVREAILAAELTRRYSKDEILEIYLNENYYGNLAYGVEAAAETYFRTTADKLTLAQAAFLAGLPQAPAIYDIYTNREITLKRFSDVLVLMYRVSQEQGCIYVSNSPQPVCVDPVTATKAYEEIRNYTFPSPNIPMKHPHWVNFIRQQLEAEYDIQTIYRSGFTVYTTLDSELQQIAERVVREQVNRLQEKNVKSGALVAIHPPTGEILAMVGSADFEDETIDGQVNMAINPRQPGSAIKPITYLAAFEKGWTPATLIWDVPSEFPPSGRPEDNRPPYKPVNYDERFHGPVTVRTALANSYNVPAVKALQFVGIYDDPLTPGEDGFLAMARRLGITTLNREDYGLSLTLGGGEVTLLELTHVYATLANMGRKIPLISISKILDHEGNVVYEAPRGPVQQVLRPEHVFLITSILSDNEARSPMFGRDSPLNLPFPAAAKTGTTNDYRDNWTIGYTPDLATGVWVGNADYTPMNDVSGISGAAPIWSEFMKQAVPKLTGGKVTPFVRPAGIIDKVICAISGTEPSQWCPKQSVEIFAADQPPLPKDEDLWQMAKIDTWTGLKASAACSGFTKEEFVLNVTDPFAKQWIQKDPEGKKWAENNGFEKKIRFVPERECKSDDPRPKLEFVSPRNGDTIVNPIVDIYLLADATQWFKAFQLDFGTGADPKDWTTIVKRNTPAQPNEPVATWDVKDLPNGLVTLRLTLLSERDTYAELKIQLILQVPTPTSTFTPTPTETLIPTSTPTPTFTPTQTDTPTITPTISPTLTPTLTPTP, from the coding sequence ATGAGTGAGTCGTTCGAGTCTCCTTCTGAAAACGAGGCAGCCAAGCGTTTCCGGCGCATTATCTCAGAGGGAGATGAAGAGACCTCTGAAAGCATTCCGCCAGAAGAATTGACAACGGGTCAACTAAACCACCATCCAACAGGTCAACCTGACTTGACTGGCGGATGGTATGGGGAGATTCAAGGTGAGGGGGAAGCCGAGTCAACTGCCTCTGGAGAAGAAGTTAGCCAGGTGAACGCAAAGGAACAAGAAGGAAATGTGCGAGAACCACCTCCGCCTGAATTGGGCAGTACACCTCCCCATTCTCCGCCAGCGATTGGTACGATGGGAATGCCTTTGCCTCGCCGGGTCAACGAAATCGATATGGATGCCACCCAAGTCGCTCCGCGGGTAAATCCATCAGAACTAACGCGAGTTCGTACAACTGCCCCTGAACCTGCAAGGGTAATGACACGCAAGGTAGAAGAAGCCTCTTCTCGAAAACCATCTTCCAGTACGCAGTCTCTGAGAGGAAAGTCGTCTATTCCTGGCGAGATTCCGGGTGTGTCAAAACCGAAGAAAAAACAAGAGCGCAACTTCGATTGGAGTATCCTCAGCGGCTGTTTTGCGCGCAGTCTTGTTTTGGCGCTCTTTGGGAGTGCGATTCTTGCTGTTTGTTTGTTCTCGATCATGTTGGTGCAGTATTTTCGCATTTTACAAGAACTGCCCGACATTGAAAATCTACGCGAAAGGGCTTCTAAGTTTGAAACAACGCGTATCCTGGATCGAAATGGAAATGTCCTCTATGAGATCCTTGATCCAAACGCCGGGCGACGGACTTATGTCCCTTTAGAAAAGATTTCTCCATACCTGGTGGCTGCTACGATCGCTACAGAAGATAAAGAATATTACAATCACCCGGGCTATGATGTCTTTGCGATTTTTCGAGCGTTTTATCAGAATTTAAGCAGTGGCGATACAGTTTCAGGTGCTTCGACGATTACTCAACAGCTAGCGCGCAATTTGCTTTTCAGCCCGGAAGAGCGCAGCAATCGCTCGTATCAGCGGAAGGTGCGTGAGGCGATTCTGGCAGCCGAGTTAACCCGTCGTTACTCTAAAGATGAGATTTTAGAGATCTATCTGAACGAAAATTATTATGGCAATCTGGCATATGGCGTTGAAGCAGCGGCTGAGACATATTTTCGAACCACTGCAGACAAACTAACTTTGGCTCAGGCAGCTTTTCTAGCCGGGTTACCTCAAGCTCCTGCAATCTATGATATTTACACGAACCGTGAAATAACCTTGAAGCGTTTTAGTGATGTGTTGGTTTTGATGTATCGGGTGAGTCAAGAACAGGGATGTATCTATGTGAGCAATTCTCCCCAGCCGGTTTGCGTTGATCCGGTTACTGCTACGAAAGCATACGAGGAAATTCGCAACTACACTTTCCCATCTCCCAATATTCCGATGAAGCATCCCCATTGGGTTAATTTTATCCGGCAGCAATTAGAGGCGGAATATGATATTCAAACCATCTATCGCTCGGGGTTTACAGTCTATACCACACTGGATAGCGAATTACAACAAATAGCAGAACGAGTGGTCAGAGAACAGGTAAACCGCTTACAGGAGAAGAATGTCAAAAGTGGAGCATTAGTGGCGATTCACCCGCCTACTGGAGAGATCCTGGCGATGGTTGGTTCGGCTGATTTTGAAGATGAGACGATCGATGGACAGGTCAACATGGCGATCAACCCACGCCAACCGGGTTCAGCGATTAAACCGATTACCTATCTGGCTGCTTTTGAGAAAGGGTGGACACCAGCGACATTAATCTGGGATGTTCCCTCCGAGTTTCCTCCCTCTGGCCGACCTGAAGATAACCGTCCTCCATACAAGCCCGTCAATTATGATGAAAGATTCCATGGGCCGGTCACCGTCAGAACAGCCCTGGCGAACTCCTATAATGTGCCTGCCGTTAAGGCGCTGCAATTTGTTGGCATCTATGATGACCCGCTGACTCCAGGGGAGGACGGGTTCCTGGCTATGGCAAGAAGATTGGGGATCACCACTTTGAATCGCGAAGATTATGGCTTATCCCTGACTCTGGGAGGTGGAGAGGTTACCCTGCTGGAATTGACCCATGTTTATGCTACCCTCGCCAATATGGGGCGGAAAATACCCCTGATTTCCATCAGCAAGATTCTGGATCATGAGGGGAATGTGGTCTATGAGGCACCGCGAGGCCCAGTGCAACAGGTGTTACGACCAGAGCATGTATTTCTAATCACTTCCATCTTATCCGACAATGAAGCGCGCTCCCCGATGTTTGGGCGCGATTCACCGCTGAACCTGCCATTTCCTGCTGCAGCTAAGACAGGGACTACCAATGATTATCGGGATAATTGGACGATTGGGTATACGCCAGATTTAGCAACAGGCGTTTGGGTAGGGAATGCAGATTATACCCCAATGAACGATGTAAGTGGAATCAGTGGGGCAGCCCCGATTTGGTCGGAGTTTATGAAACAAGCTGTGCCAAAGCTGACCGGCGGAAAAGTAACTCCCTTTGTGCGTCCAGCTGGTATTATCGATAAAGTCATTTGTGCTATTTCAGGGACGGAACCATCTCAATGGTGTCCAAAACAGTCTGTAGAAATTTTTGCCGCTGACCAACCTCCGCTCCCGAAAGATGAGGATTTATGGCAGATGGCAAAAATTGATACCTGGACAGGTTTGAAAGCCTCGGCGGCTTGTTCGGGGTTCACGAAAGAAGAATTTGTACTGAATGTAACCGATCCTTTTGCAAAGCAGTGGATTCAGAAAGATCCCGAAGGAAAAAAGTGGGCAGAAAACAACGGCTTTGAGAAAAAGATCCGCTTTGTACCAGAGCGCGAATGCAAATCGGATGACCCGCGACCCAAACTGGAATTTGTTTCCCCAAGAAATGGGGATACGATCGTTAACCCTATCGTAGATATCTACTTGTTAGCTGACGCCACACAATGGTTCAAAGCCTTTCAATTGGATTTTGGTACAGGTGCTGACCCCAAGGATTGGACAACCATTGTCAAACGAAATACTCCTGCTCAACCAAATGAACCTGTGGCTACCTGGGATGTCAAGGATTTGCCTAATGGCCTGGTGACTCTTAGGCTAACTCTCCTTAGCGAGCGAGATACGTATGCAGAACTAAAAATACAGCTAATTCTGCAGGTTCCCACACCGACATCCACCTTTACCCCAACCCCAACCGAAACCTTAATTCCAACTTCCACGCCGACCCCAACCTTTACGCCAACACAAACAGACACTCCCACGATTACTCCAACCATCAGCCCGACATTGACCCCCACCCTCACCCCTACCCCTTAG
- a CDS encoding MaoC-related acyl dehydratase, with translation MLGNWESRGRYFEEFSVGQTYTSVGRTITEHDVMTFAGLSGDYNQIHTDAEFAKRTPYGQRIAHGLLGLSIASGLAMRTGVLEGTVLAFREIEAWKFTKPVFIGDTLKVVLEILETKPLPRLGGGMITIQVDVLNQRDESVMKGKWSVLVSSKPEA, from the coding sequence ATGTTAGGCAATTGGGAGAGTCGCGGTCGTTATTTTGAAGAATTTTCGGTTGGACAAACCTACACCAGCGTTGGTAGAACCATCACCGAACATGATGTGATGACCTTTGCGGGTTTGTCGGGTGATTACAACCAAATTCATACCGATGCAGAATTTGCGAAACGCACCCCGTATGGACAACGTATCGCGCATGGGTTGTTAGGTCTCTCCATTGCCAGTGGGTTGGCAATGCGCACCGGTGTTTTAGAAGGCACTGTTCTTGCATTTCGAGAGATTGAAGCATGGAAATTTACCAAACCCGTCTTTATTGGAGATACCTTAAAGGTTGTGTTGGAAATTCTCGAGACCAAACCTCTGCCCCGTTTGGGTGGAGGGATGATCACCATTCAGGTAGATGTGCTCAATCAGCGAGATGAATCGGTGATGAAAGGCAAGTGGTCTGTTTTGGTTTCTTCAAAACCAGAAGCCTAA
- a CDS encoding protein from nitrogen regulatory protein P-II: protein MTSQENQIYLALAVIQSQDERKTSEALQEAGFDLISVATHGALLGRRNSTLLVRVPEAKFNTFIEIIQTYCRERTEYIATPLEGTPLPIPISTPITIGGATVFFIPIESYEEL from the coding sequence ATGACTTCCCAGGAAAACCAGATTTATCTAGCACTCGCCGTTATTCAAAGCCAGGACGAACGAAAAACCAGTGAGGCTTTACAGGAAGCTGGTTTTGACCTGATCAGTGTCGCTACCCATGGAGCCTTATTGGGCAGACGGAATAGCACGCTACTTGTTCGCGTCCCGGAAGCAAAATTCAATACCTTTATAGAGATTATCCAAACCTATTGCCGCGAACGCACTGAATATATAGCCACACCTTTAGAGGGAACTCCGCTGCCAATCCCCATCTCAACACCCATCACGATTGGCGGAGCAACAGTGTTTTTCATCCCGATCGAGTCTTATGAGGAGTTATAA
- a CDS encoding protein from nitrogen regulatory protein P-II gives MKLIIAIIRDVDNEAVCQALVGANFRVTQVASTGGFLRKGSTTLMIGVEDERVQEALTIVREHTTQPQEAGMKRATIFVLNVAHFTQL, from the coding sequence ATGAAACTCATCATCGCTATCATTCGTGATGTAGATAACGAAGCAGTCTGCCAGGCACTGGTAGGGGCGAATTTTCGCGTCACCCAGGTGGCTTCTACAGGAGGCTTCCTCCGCAAAGGCTCAACAACTCTGATGATCGGTGTTGAAGATGAGCGCGTCCAGGAAGCATTAACAATTGTGCGCGAGCACACTACGCAACCTCAAGAGGCCGGTATGAAGCGTGCCACCATTTTTGTCCTTAATGTTGCTCACTTTACTCAGCTCTGA
- a CDS encoding putative ACR, with protein sequence MNLLSLSEHDKIYLLKLARQTLEEYFGIPPKEVLPPPSEILQQPAATFVTLTINGELRGCVGALEAYQPLVEDVKEHALAAAFQDFRFPPLSKEELPFIEIEISVLTKPEPLNYVHPLELPKLLRPYEDGVVLSWRGRRATFLPQVWQKVPDAEEFLDHLCMKMGVDPHLWRREILDVSIYHVIEFREGEFLRAE encoded by the coding sequence ATGAATCTCTTATCTTTAAGCGAGCATGATAAGATTTATTTGTTGAAACTGGCACGCCAGACACTGGAAGAGTATTTTGGTATTCCGCCAAAAGAGGTTTTACCCCCTCCTTCGGAAATCCTTCAACAACCTGCTGCAACTTTTGTTACCCTAACGATCAACGGTGAATTACGCGGTTGTGTCGGCGCGCTCGAGGCATATCAACCGTTGGTGGAAGATGTCAAAGAACATGCTCTGGCAGCCGCCTTTCAAGATTTTCGTTTTCCTCCCCTGTCAAAAGAAGAATTGCCATTCATTGAGATTGAAATTTCGGTACTGACCAAGCCAGAACCGTTGAACTATGTTCATCCTTTAGAACTTCCAAAGTTGTTAAGACCTTACGAAGATGGTGTTGTGTTATCCTGGAGAGGACGACGGGCAACATTTTTGCCTCAAGTCTGGCAAAAAGTCCCCGACGCGGAGGAGTTCCTTGACCACCTGTGTATGAAAATGGGGGTCGATCCGCACTTGTGGCGGAGGGAGATTTTGGATGTTTCAATCTATCATGTGATTGAATTTCGGGAAGGGGAATTTCTCAGAGCTGAGTAA
- a CDS encoding SSU ribosomal protein S6p: MRKYELVFVARPDLDENALNDTIQKVSNWITENSGQIEKVDQWGKRKLAYPIRKQNEGHYVLMNLTLPPAFVPQLERNLRYLEQVMRFLITQQ, encoded by the coding sequence ATGCGTAAATATGAGCTTGTCTTCGTTGCTCGACCTGATCTCGATGAAAACGCGTTGAACGACACGATCCAAAAAGTCTCCAACTGGATCACGGAAAACAGCGGTCAAATCGAAAAGGTCGATCAGTGGGGCAAACGCAAACTGGCGTACCCGATTCGCAAACAGAACGAAGGTCACTATGTTCTCATGAACCTGACCCTGCCACCAGCGTTTGTTCCTCAACTCGAGCGCAATCTCCGCTATCTGGAGCAAGTCATGCGCTTCTTAATTACTCAACAATAA
- a CDS encoding Single-stranded DNA-binding protein: MTRGLNKVFLIGRLGRDPEMRYTPSGRPVTTFSVGTSRSWNTSDGDKRTETEWFNIVAWGNLAEICKQYLTKKSLVYIEGRLQTRHWEDSEGVKHVTTEIVANEMIMLDDKKEDNNHLESEDTTEEEYPF; the protein is encoded by the coding sequence ATGACTCGTGGTTTGAATAAAGTATTCTTAATCGGTCGTCTCGGTCGTGACCCCGAAATGCGCTATACGCCTTCCGGAAGACCGGTGACTACTTTTAGCGTTGGAACAAGCCGCTCCTGGAATACTTCAGACGGCGATAAACGAACAGAGACGGAATGGTTCAATATTGTCGCCTGGGGTAATCTGGCGGAGATCTGCAAACAATATCTGACCAAAAAAAGTCTGGTATACATCGAAGGCAGATTACAAACCCGTCATTGGGAAGACTCTGAGGGTGTCAAGCATGTCACAACCGAGATTGTCGCCAATGAAATGATTATGCTAGATGATAAGAAGGAAGACAATAACCATCTCGAAAGCGAAGACACGACTGAAGAAGAATATCCTTTCTAA
- a CDS encoding SSU ribosomal protein S18p has product MSTDQVEETQSTPRRFYAQPRICLFCTDHNAVIDYKNVELLRRFISEDGKIRPRRQTGTCAKHQRELATAIKRARHLALLQFTGEILE; this is encoded by the coding sequence GTGAGTACAGATCAAGTCGAAGAAACTCAATCAACGCCTCGTCGGTTTTACGCTCAACCAAGGATTTGCCTCTTCTGCACCGATCACAATGCGGTGATTGATTATAAGAACGTTGAACTTCTACGACGCTTCATCAGCGAAGATGGAAAAATCCGCCCTCGTCGTCAAACCGGCACTTGCGCAAAGCACCAACGTGAACTTGCAACTGCCATCAAACGTGCCCGTCACCTGGCACTCTTGCAGTTCACCGGGGAAATTCTTGAATAA